In Leptospira stimsonii, a single window of DNA contains:
- a CDS encoding PP2C family protein-serine/threonine phosphatase — protein MRNILLLFISLILLSFALLIGVLQTSSESLRPPFYYYPNGTIIQTNEEYPGVLGKKVDLLELEIAVKMAESGQSYENGIHVYDKGVSETIPVILAPKSDYSVLKDFTRDILISLIYLSVAIWFFFYTRDVYMLLLFGSLSCLSLFNFFLVGFHEFHFLFFFFLYFTSFVILNISFRLRGKELPTRWFAPELIFSLIAGFVGRSQKADPHIFGILATNGVYFILLCSVICIFFLILDSIRNLFPLQSLFKKLSLILAFSAISILPFVSVEFSEIISPDLSKLLILFAFLIFPVLIIYGTFTYSIVPVQIAFSSSLTSMYLILMLAGGYLFLLGAFFKFNPIAADKYLEEFNILFLSISIYTLSSLNRRLSNLVDTWSFKRNQKLHTALEKVSAMISAPISMRATINSLMRKVSEALDISKVLVLIPADKFPRTDLRNINFIRISSSSEIWQYFAANTEVTVTTHLAYGLGIRESVYKFLHNSGIQLTYPIFNYSKGKEVLGVFLVGEKNNRKNFNLGELHFLKECTRMASMLLQNYALLAEEVEKKRIVRDLNMAAIIDKTLHVAEGGSIKGTQIGFFSIPAVGISGDYLDIQKLNSNRMLLALGDVSGHGLGTGYLVSAIRGIIQNQIRKKSDLSTIFKVINSFLIERYRGSEFMTFICGEYNSQEETFKYINAGHSSPICIRKSGKIELRTETQRVLGVLPTEYKHLTIPIYPGDKLILFTDGITETFNENEEIFGDENFLNLLKSNHHLNPQDLADLVLKTIQDFRGIKDPSDDISFICVEVNDKPS, from the coding sequence GTGAGAAACATTCTTTTGCTTTTTATCTCTTTGATTCTACTGAGCTTTGCGCTTCTCATCGGTGTTTTACAAACTTCCTCCGAAAGTTTACGACCGCCGTTTTATTATTATCCGAATGGAACCATCATTCAAACGAACGAGGAATATCCCGGCGTCCTCGGTAAAAAAGTGGATCTTCTCGAATTGGAGATCGCGGTTAAGATGGCGGAATCCGGTCAATCGTACGAAAACGGAATTCATGTCTACGACAAGGGAGTAAGCGAAACAATTCCGGTGATCCTCGCACCGAAGTCGGATTATTCGGTATTAAAGGATTTCACACGCGATATTTTGATTTCGCTGATTTATCTTTCCGTGGCGATTTGGTTTTTCTTTTATACGAGAGACGTTTATATGCTCTTGTTATTCGGATCCTTATCTTGTTTGAGCCTTTTTAATTTTTTTTTGGTGGGATTTCACGAATTCCATTTTTTATTCTTCTTCTTTTTGTACTTCACTTCGTTCGTAATTCTCAACATATCATTTCGATTGAGAGGAAAAGAATTACCCACACGATGGTTTGCACCGGAACTTATCTTTTCTCTCATCGCAGGCTTTGTTGGACGTTCGCAAAAAGCAGATCCGCATATTTTCGGAATTCTCGCAACCAACGGGGTTTATTTTATTCTTCTTTGTTCCGTGATCTGTATCTTCTTTTTGATTTTGGATTCCATTCGAAATTTATTTCCTCTTCAGAGTTTGTTCAAAAAGCTCAGCCTGATCCTTGCTTTCAGCGCAATTTCCATTCTTCCCTTTGTTTCCGTGGAATTTTCAGAGATCATTTCACCGGATCTTTCGAAACTTTTGATCTTATTCGCGTTTCTGATTTTTCCGGTATTGATCATCTACGGAACATTTACATATTCGATCGTTCCGGTTCAGATTGCATTTAGCTCTTCACTGACTTCAATGTATCTGATTTTGATGTTAGCGGGAGGTTATCTCTTCCTATTAGGAGCATTCTTTAAGTTCAATCCGATTGCGGCGGACAAGTATTTGGAAGAATTCAATATTCTGTTTCTTTCGATAAGCATCTACACTCTAAGTTCCTTGAATCGCCGACTTTCCAATCTAGTGGATACTTGGAGTTTTAAGAGGAATCAAAAATTACATACAGCTCTAGAAAAAGTATCCGCGATGATCAGCGCTCCGATTTCAATGAGAGCCACGATCAACAGTCTGATGCGAAAAGTTTCGGAGGCTTTGGATATAAGTAAGGTTCTTGTATTGATTCCTGCGGATAAATTCCCGAGAACCGATCTAAGGAACATCAACTTCATTAGAATTTCGTCCAGCTCCGAAATTTGGCAATATTTCGCGGCAAATACGGAAGTTACCGTAACAACTCACCTCGCATACGGATTAGGAATCAGAGAATCGGTTTATAAATTCCTTCACAACTCCGGAATACAGCTAACGTATCCCATTTTCAACTATTCCAAAGGGAAAGAAGTTCTCGGTGTGTTTCTTGTCGGAGAGAAGAACAATCGAAAGAACTTTAATCTCGGAGAACTTCATTTTCTGAAAGAATGTACGAGAATGGCCTCCATGTTACTGCAAAACTACGCGTTATTAGCGGAAGAAGTGGAAAAAAAAAGAATCGTTCGTGATCTCAACATGGCCGCGATCATCGATAAGACGCTCCACGTTGCGGAAGGAGGATCGATCAAGGGAACACAGATCGGATTCTTCTCGATTCCTGCCGTTGGGATCTCCGGAGATTACTTAGACATTCAGAAATTGAATTCAAATCGAATGTTGTTGGCTTTAGGAGACGTTTCAGGCCATGGACTGGGAACCGGATACCTTGTAAGTGCGATCAGAGGCATCATTCAGAATCAAATCCGTAAAAAATCGGACTTATCGACGATTTTCAAAGTAATCAATTCGTTTCTCATCGAACGTTATCGAGGAAGCGAGTTCATGACTTTTATCTGCGGAGAGTATAATTCTCAAGAAGAAACGTTCAAATATATCAATGCAGGTCACTCTTCACCCATTTGTATTCGAAAAAGCGGTAAAATAGAATTGAGAACCGAGACACAAAGAGTTCTCGGAGTATTGCCTACCGAGTATAAACACTTAACGATACCGATTTATCCCGGTGATAAATTAATTTTATTCACAGATGGCATCACTGAAACGTTCAATGAGAATGAAGAAATCTTCGGAGATGAGAATTTTTTAAATCTTTTAAAGAGTAATCATCATTTGAATCCACAAGATCTTGCTGATCTTGTATTAAAAACGATTCAAGACTTTCGCGGAATCAAAGACCCAAGCGATGATATATCTTTTATCTGTGTTGAAGTGAATGATAAGCCTTCATGA
- a CDS encoding suppressor of fused domain protein, translated as MNQTMEPKVIYQEANPYGTFTAFLEDDGRTVYLYLQGEQNPEFGIKSVWVCNRVEAPEQRNREDLSDGLAPILLKSEVLDSKPHAVLEEKDLYFIWTEEGDGVALFYKETLYAFLPPWSGIKGFHGYSIHAKVDSLTAYPLGNSEFGVIPDRVQASRDFWEARSKKGAWKEIQEKRLHFLESKLGKHDKYWSADGGKYPQLGIVRFRSPENPDVWIYTTIGMSAQNMPSVELFHKDYEDYARIELVLAVKIGSEGLERSESWVPHLIGELIRFPWNMAKWFGNGHTISMSRKDPEALYLNFTSILFRDLETFSTGENVPDLRGLISENGKQIRFLSLLPVSEEEKEYAQKDGIQSFNQIWDEKNFPWFHDAERQSLI; from the coding sequence ATGAATCAAACGATGGAACCAAAAGTTATTTACCAAGAGGCCAATCCTTACGGAACCTTCACTGCGTTTTTGGAAGACGACGGAAGGACGGTTTATCTCTATCTCCAAGGAGAACAAAATCCCGAGTTCGGCATCAAGTCCGTCTGGGTTTGCAATCGAGTCGAGGCGCCTGAGCAAAGAAATCGAGAAGACCTTTCCGATGGATTAGCACCGATTCTTCTCAAATCGGAAGTATTGGATTCTAAACCTCATGCGGTACTAGAAGAAAAAGATCTGTATTTTATTTGGACTGAAGAAGGAGACGGCGTCGCTCTTTTTTACAAGGAAACGTTGTATGCGTTTCTTCCTCCTTGGTCCGGAATCAAAGGATTTCACGGTTATTCGATTCATGCGAAAGTAGATTCACTCACTGCGTATCCTTTGGGAAATTCCGAATTCGGCGTGATTCCGGATCGGGTCCAAGCTTCTCGAGATTTTTGGGAAGCACGTTCTAAAAAAGGCGCTTGGAAAGAAATTCAAGAGAAACGTCTTCATTTCTTGGAATCGAAACTAGGAAAACACGATAAATATTGGTCCGCAGACGGTGGAAAATATCCTCAACTCGGAATTGTTCGGTTTCGTTCACCTGAGAATCCTGATGTTTGGATTTATACCACTATCGGAATGAGCGCTCAGAATATGCCTTCCGTAGAGCTCTTTCACAAGGATTATGAGGACTATGCGCGTATCGAGCTTGTATTGGCGGTAAAGATCGGTTCCGAAGGCCTTGAGAGATCGGAGTCATGGGTTCCCCATCTAATCGGCGAACTCATCCGTTTTCCATGGAATATGGCGAAATGGTTCGGTAACGGACATACGATTTCCATGTCTCGGAAAGATCCCGAAGCCCTGTATCTCAATTTCACATCGATTTTATTTCGAGATTTAGAAACCTTTTCTACCGGTGAGAACGTACCCGATTTAAGAGGTCTGATTTCTGAAAATGGAAAACAGATTCGATTCTTATCCTTATTACCCGTTTCGGAAGAAGAAAAAGAATACGCACAGAAAGATGGAATTCAATCCTTCAATCAGATCTGGGACGAAAAGAACTTTCCTTGGTTTCATGACGCGGAAAGACAGTCACTTATCTAA
- a CDS encoding thiolase C-terminal domain-containing protein has product MNPVLLGISDSIANDFPEEYKEWSGEKKVLEHYKKSISDLLQFLEMKPEVLQNLLTDFVSIEPASLGKSGYGHSVRIANELGYTGFRSHLIDLGGASVTGAIGQARTILQSDPEAVVLVAAADIPKSSFKQVSDLKRLNETVCHPVFELNYGATLIAMYGLLMKRMMFEHEISQKDLEDITRRFRSNAISNPRASVYQQEITEKQISRTIADPYSTPMIAIVTDHGFATLLMSEKKAKKLQAQGKLRKDLAPMYLIGAGHAAHSEYFMLKGDFATPAGMAGAIAFASAGIQREDIDYAWIYDCFTGMVILQSSEYFGLSKKEIAQTLKNGELQFKNGKKIKINEMGGILNYQAAMSMSAATGLIDLAAHYGLYSKEVPNIQVTRPGKSLLGGNGGVDSINSVAIFSSESFKVKSKSVKRPKLFLNQNGAKQNEIGTVYSSTTVNMNPGSFTKAPYSLVLVKMKSGRYVMVNAYNKNGELLKTDETLEIDRSKLKIINENGFLKGILS; this is encoded by the coding sequence ATGAATCCCGTTTTATTAGGAATTAGCGATTCGATCGCAAACGATTTTCCGGAAGAATACAAAGAATGGTCCGGAGAAAAAAAAGTATTAGAACATTATAAAAAATCAATATCTGATCTTCTTCAGTTTTTGGAAATGAAACCGGAAGTTCTTCAGAATCTGCTCACGGATTTTGTGAGTATAGAACCTGCTTCATTAGGTAAGTCAGGTTATGGACACAGCGTCCGTATTGCGAATGAACTCGGTTATACGGGATTTCGTTCGCATTTGATCGATTTGGGCGGCGCGAGTGTAACCGGTGCGATCGGACAAGCGAGGACGATTCTTCAATCCGATCCGGAAGCGGTAGTTTTAGTCGCCGCGGCGGATATCCCTAAATCTTCTTTCAAACAGGTTTCCGACTTGAAACGTTTGAATGAAACCGTTTGTCATCCGGTTTTCGAGCTGAACTATGGCGCGACTTTGATTGCTATGTACGGACTTCTTATGAAAAGAATGATGTTCGAGCACGAAATCAGTCAAAAGGATTTAGAAGATATCACAAGACGATTTCGATCCAACGCGATTTCCAATCCGAGGGCGAGCGTTTATCAACAAGAAATTACCGAAAAACAAATCTCTCGTACGATTGCGGATCCGTATTCTACTCCGATGATCGCCATTGTTACCGATCACGGCTTTGCAACCTTACTTATGTCCGAGAAAAAAGCGAAGAAGCTTCAAGCTCAAGGAAAACTAAGAAAGGATTTGGCGCCGATGTATCTTATCGGTGCCGGTCACGCGGCTCACTCGGAGTATTTTATGCTCAAAGGTGATTTTGCGACTCCTGCGGGAATGGCGGGAGCAATCGCATTTGCTTCAGCTGGAATACAAAGGGAGGACATCGATTACGCGTGGATCTACGATTGTTTTACCGGGATGGTGATTCTTCAATCCTCCGAATATTTCGGATTATCGAAGAAAGAAATTGCACAAACTCTGAAGAACGGAGAGCTACAATTTAAGAATGGAAAAAAAATTAAGATCAATGAGATGGGCGGAATTTTAAATTACCAGGCCGCCATGTCGATGTCGGCCGCAACCGGGCTAATCGACCTTGCCGCGCATTACGGATTGTATTCTAAAGAAGTTCCGAACATTCAAGTGACACGACCTGGAAAATCTCTCTTGGGTGGAAACGGTGGCGTGGATAGCATCAATTCCGTTGCGATTTTTTCATCAGAATCTTTTAAAGTAAAATCGAAGTCCGTAAAACGGCCGAAACTCTTCTTAAACCAGAACGGCGCAAAACAAAACGAGATTGGAACGGTTTATTCTTCTACAACCGTTAACATGAACCCCGGTTCTTTTACAAAAGCGCCTTATTCACTCGTCCTCGTTAAGATGAAATCTGGTAGATATGTTATGGTAAATGCATATAATAAGAATGGCGAGCTCCTAAAAACGGACGAAACACTGGAAATCGATCGTTCGAAATTAAAAATTATAAATGAAAACGGCTTTTTAAAAGGAATTTTATCTTGA
- a CDS encoding MaoC family dehydratase: protein MYQKGKSYGEIQIGDKASFSKTITETDIYLFAGISGDFNPLHVDEEYAKTTMFGTRIAHGGLAASLLAPVLGMKLPGLGTVALETVTKFRKPVYPGDTITCTVEVKSKVERLKMVEMKILWTNQKGDTIGKGECKVLPPDPNS, encoded by the coding sequence ATGTATCAAAAAGGGAAATCCTACGGAGAAATTCAAATCGGCGATAAAGCGAGTTTTTCAAAGACGATCACGGAAACGGACATTTATCTTTTTGCGGGTATCAGCGGGGATTTTAATCCACTTCACGTGGACGAAGAATATGCAAAGACGACCATGTTCGGAACAAGGATCGCACACGGTGGGCTCGCGGCCTCTTTACTCGCGCCGGTTTTGGGAATGAAACTTCCCGGGTTGGGAACCGTCGCATTGGAAACGGTGACCAAGTTTCGAAAACCGGTTTATCCCGGAGATACGATTACATGTACCGTCGAAGTAAAATCGAAAGTCGAGAGATTAAAGATGGTGGAGATGAAAATTCTCTGGACCAATCAAAAAGGGGACACGATCGGAAAGGGAGAATGTAAGGTTCTTCCGCCGGACCCAAATTCTTGA
- a CDS encoding acyl-CoA dehydrogenase family protein, giving the protein MLFLNPYLKNEDRDFYITVKEFAKERALPTVEQRDEDCTWDDELWKEMGSMGLLGIPLPEQYGGQGGSCFQCCLAQEAFNAGSLDSGFGLSWGAHMIIGTLPILFQGTEAQKNKYLPKLASGEWIAGLGLTEPDSGSDAAGMRTFAEKTQGGFILNGSKMYITNGPNGQVFIVMARTTKSRGPMGVSAFIVESNMKGFKVSKVLKKLGHNTSTTAELSFEDMFVPEENLLGPLNSGFLRIGKATLEWERTVLLAALMGGMEYSIESCLQYAWNRHQFGKPILSFFAMKEKIARTWVYLCAARRVIYFVARKKDAEPDVSLPMESSIVKVYASEVSEEVASDAVQIFGGMGYMREVSVSRLYRDVKLGTIGGGTSEVQRSIISASYGGYDKFKNIIDSAVSEETRISSEKKIKDTPVAKLITKLEKLIRTVGENPERKKRQPFEFGFADLLTLTTILKLSVWDLLEDSNHYKVSDKERDIQILAYYLTARYIRGIGYLKELDEQGVNEFLTAFGDLTVPEKEVENCIEFLKEGILGATAVSA; this is encoded by the coding sequence ATGTTGTTTTTAAATCCATATTTAAAAAACGAAGATAGAGACTTTTATATCACGGTAAAGGAATTCGCAAAAGAAAGAGCGCTTCCGACCGTGGAACAAAGAGACGAAGATTGCACCTGGGACGATGAACTTTGGAAAGAGATGGGAAGTATGGGATTACTTGGAATTCCTCTTCCGGAACAATACGGAGGACAAGGAGGAAGTTGCTTCCAGTGTTGTCTCGCGCAGGAAGCGTTTAACGCCGGTTCGTTGGACTCGGGATTCGGACTTTCCTGGGGTGCACACATGATCATAGGGACTCTTCCGATTCTTTTTCAAGGAACGGAGGCTCAAAAGAATAAATATTTACCGAAGCTCGCTTCCGGTGAATGGATTGCCGGTCTAGGTTTAACCGAACCGGATTCTGGTTCCGATGCGGCGGGAATGAGAACTTTCGCAGAAAAAACGCAAGGCGGTTTTATTCTGAACGGAAGTAAGATGTATATCACGAACGGTCCGAATGGACAAGTTTTTATCGTGATGGCTCGAACGACAAAGTCTCGCGGTCCGATGGGAGTTTCTGCTTTTATCGTAGAATCCAATATGAAAGGATTCAAAGTTTCTAAAGTTCTAAAAAAATTAGGCCACAACACTTCCACGACCGCCGAACTTTCTTTCGAAGATATGTTCGTTCCTGAGGAAAATTTACTCGGTCCTCTCAATTCCGGTTTTTTAAGAATCGGAAAAGCCACCCTGGAATGGGAAAGAACGGTTCTTCTTGCGGCCTTAATGGGAGGAATGGAATATTCCATAGAGAGTTGTTTACAATACGCTTGGAATCGACATCAGTTCGGAAAACCGATCCTTTCCTTTTTTGCGATGAAGGAAAAAATAGCGAGAACCTGGGTTTATCTCTGCGCGGCAAGAAGGGTCATTTACTTCGTCGCACGCAAAAAAGATGCGGAACCGGATGTGAGTCTTCCGATGGAAAGCTCGATTGTAAAAGTTTACGCTTCCGAAGTGAGTGAAGAAGTAGCATCGGATGCGGTTCAGATTTTCGGTGGAATGGGTTATATGAGAGAAGTTTCCGTAAGCCGTCTTTATAGGGATGTAAAACTCGGCACCATCGGAGGTGGTACTTCCGAAGTACAGAGAAGTATCATTTCAGCAAGTTATGGCGGTTACGATAAATTTAAGAATATCATTGATAGCGCCGTTTCCGAAGAAACTCGGATCTCCTCCGAGAAAAAAATCAAAGACACTCCTGTTGCAAAGCTGATTACAAAACTCGAGAAACTCATTCGCACGGTCGGAGAGAATCCGGAAAGAAAAAAAAGACAACCTTTTGAATTCGGCTTTGCCGATCTTCTGACCTTGACCACCATTCTCAAATTAAGTGTTTGGGATTTGCTCGAAGACAGCAATCATTACAAGGTTTCCGATAAGGAAAGAGATATTCAAATTCTTGCATATTATTTGACCGCTCGTTATATACGCGGAATCGGTTATCTAAAAGAATTGGATGAACAAGGTGTTAACGAATTCTTAACGGCATTCGGCGATTTAACCGTTCCGGAAAAGGAAGTCGAAAACTGCATCGAATTCCTAAAAGAGGGAATCCTCGGCGCTACCGCGGTTTCCGCATAA
- a CDS encoding AMP-dependent synthetase/ligase encodes METDFKYLYDLLERSAKRFPNKETFCKRTQNGIQGRTFSTLKDQVDELTAGLIAEGITKEDKVVYLCDSSVNWFLADLAIISSGAVCVPRGTDVVDEDILYIVNHSESRYAIVQRDKDKARLVQLAPQIPGIKKVFVLEDDKGELRSGPESVLSLIHSGREFLKSHPNAVRDRLKEKSPDELATLIYTSGTTGAPKGVMLNQTGWISAVEKVIAFAGLTSEDSGVSLLPPWHAFERAIEYCTVALGVTFLISNITSLKEDLRDFRPTLFPSVPRIWESLYNGIMAKVSKESAFKRALFHFFLKVGMIWSLNKSILFGYDFQIEKPSFFKESTRRFVALLKLTFLSPLKVLAILIFSSVHKALGGRLRVSVSAGSALPSVVDKFLSAIGLIVLEGYGMTETSAVTSIRKPKKPSSGTVGIPVEGYEYRLKDEAGNPIPKGSTKKGTLWLKSKQILMGYYKRPELNEVVFDKDGFFDTGDIMRVNYRGELSFAGRAKDTIVLAGGENIEPVPIEDQLLNSPFINQVMVTGHESKHLVVLIVPDFDRMKTEIEGIPEDPAQWNQNPKVREVFKKEISSRISRKGGFKAFELIPQNAFYVVPRPFDPDKEMTRTLKMKRNEILENFKKEVMELTK; translated from the coding sequence TTGGAGACAGATTTTAAATATTTATACGATCTTTTGGAACGGTCCGCGAAGCGTTTTCCGAACAAAGAAACTTTTTGTAAGAGAACTCAGAACGGAATTCAGGGAAGGACTTTCTCCACTCTCAAGGACCAAGTCGATGAACTTACGGCGGGCCTAATCGCAGAAGGAATTACAAAAGAAGATAAGGTCGTTTATCTTTGCGATTCGAGTGTGAATTGGTTTTTAGCGGACTTGGCGATCATCAGCTCGGGGGCTGTCTGTGTTCCGAGAGGAACCGATGTCGTAGACGAGGATATTCTTTATATAGTCAATCATTCGGAAAGTAGATACGCGATCGTTCAAAGGGATAAAGATAAGGCGCGATTGGTTCAACTCGCTCCACAAATTCCCGGGATCAAAAAAGTTTTCGTCTTAGAGGATGATAAGGGAGAATTGAGATCCGGTCCGGAAAGTGTTCTGAGTTTGATTCATTCCGGAAGAGAATTTCTAAAAAGTCATCCGAACGCCGTGAGAGATCGTTTGAAGGAGAAGTCTCCGGATGAACTTGCGACTTTGATTTATACATCGGGGACGACGGGGGCTCCAAAAGGAGTCATGCTCAATCAAACCGGTTGGATTTCTGCTGTGGAAAAAGTGATCGCTTTTGCGGGTTTGACCTCGGAAGATTCGGGCGTTAGCCTTCTTCCTCCTTGGCACGCATTTGAACGGGCGATAGAATATTGCACCGTTGCTCTTGGAGTCACATTCTTAATTTCTAATATTACTTCTTTGAAAGAGGACCTTCGGGACTTTCGTCCGACTCTTTTTCCTTCCGTACCGCGAATTTGGGAATCTTTGTATAACGGAATCATGGCAAAGGTCTCCAAAGAGTCGGCTTTCAAAAGGGCTTTGTTTCATTTTTTCCTGAAAGTTGGAATGATCTGGTCGCTTAACAAATCCATTCTTTTCGGATATGATTTTCAAATCGAAAAACCTTCGTTTTTCAAAGAGTCCACGAGACGTTTCGTCGCGCTCTTGAAACTAACGTTTCTTTCTCCGCTCAAGGTCCTTGCGATTCTAATCTTCTCATCGGTTCATAAGGCGTTAGGTGGAAGATTAAGAGTTTCCGTATCTGCCGGAAGTGCGCTTCCGAGTGTTGTAGATAAATTCTTATCTGCGATCGGTTTGATCGTTTTGGAAGGTTATGGAATGACGGAAACTTCCGCCGTGACTTCGATTCGAAAACCGAAAAAGCCTTCCTCTGGAACGGTAGGAATTCCTGTGGAAGGTTACGAGTATCGTTTAAAAGACGAAGCCGGAAATCCGATTCCGAAAGGAAGTACAAAAAAAGGGACTCTCTGGCTTAAATCGAAACAAATCCTTATGGGTTATTACAAACGTCCCGAACTCAACGAAGTCGTTTTTGACAAGGACGGTTTTTTTGATACCGGGGATATCATGCGGGTGAATTATAGAGGAGAACTTTCCTTTGCCGGGCGCGCGAAAGACACGATCGTCCTTGCTGGCGGAGAAAATATCGAACCCGTTCCGATCGAGGATCAACTACTCAATTCTCCATTTATCAATCAGGTCATGGTTACAGGACACGAAAGTAAACATCTTGTTGTTTTAATTGTGCCGGACTTTGATAGAATGAAAACGGAGATAGAAGGAATTCCCGAAGACCCGGCACAGTGGAATCAAAATCCAAAAGTTCGTGAAGTTTTTAAGAAAGAAATTTCATCCAGAATTTCACGTAAAGGCGGATTTAAGGCGTTCGAATTGATACCACAAAACGCATTTTACGTCGTGCCTAGACCGTTCGATCCGGATAAAGAAATGACTCGAACTTTAAAAATGAAACGAAATGAAATATTAGAAAACTTTAAAAAAGAAGTAATGGAGTTAACAAAGTAA